The following nucleotide sequence is from Coffea eugenioides isolate CCC68of chromosome 3, Ceug_1.0, whole genome shotgun sequence.
TACTTGGATAATGTAGGTACAACATGGAAAACTTTCTATGCCAATGAGCCCCTATTTAATATTAGAAAGCCTCAGCAAAAAGCATTAGTTATGGGGGGTGAAGTATGCATGTGGGGTGAACGTGTTGACGGGTCAGATATTGAGCAAACAATATGGCCAcgagcagcagcagcagcaggtAAATCATATCTGTATTCCATACTAAATAGAGATTCTTAATTTTGCTAAATATTGTTTTTGGTTTAAGACTGCATAAGGTACAAGGATAGAGTCATTATGCTGTCTGTTTACAAATGAATCTCCTGATATGTGATGTTATACTATATCCCTAAATTGGTGGAGCCCTTGTCGGGTAAGGGTAAAATACTGATTCGGCATCTGATGTCTGTCATTCACGCTTGTCTTATAAGATATGATCTTAAAAGCTTCTTGATCCGAAAGAAGTAAACGTGCGCATTTCAAAGACTGTTAAGCATGGCAGTCAAGAAACCATATCCTACTTATGATTTCAAGAGCTATTATGCTCCCATGATGTCCTAATCACTTCTTGTTTGGACTTTGGAAAGGATGCTTCAACAAACAGAAAACCAGGAAAATCTTTCGAAGTTATTTTCTTCTATTAGTCATTCATGCAAGTCACTGATCAAATAATTTTCGAAGCCATTGTTATGAAATAATGATAAAGATTGCTTCACATCAAGACATCCAATTTGTTTACAAGCCATCTTTTGCTGCTAGTGATATTATACTAGATTTATGATTTCCATGCCTTGCCAGCTTCTATCTTGAAATATATGGTACTACCTCTACTGATTGTTGTGTTTTGTTTCCTAATGAAGAGAGATTATGGACCCCTTACGACAAagtagccaaggatacaacagAAGTTACCGAAAGATTAGCACATTTTAGGTGCTTGTTGAACCAAAGAGGAGTTGCAGCTGCGCCATTGACAGGATGGGGTCGAGCAGCTCCCATGGAGCCAGGCTCCTGCTACAAGCAATAGTCTGCTAAACACGTCTCTAACATGATGATATTATATTGAACTCTATACATGGAGACGAGAGAGATTGAAAATTGGACTTGTAAGTGAGAAAAGCTACAgcaggaagaaagaagaagaagaaaaaaggtgTAACAGTGGATCAAAGGCTCATTTCAATCTCTCTAAGTCCAATTTTCATGGCACTGAAATATTAACAAGCATCTAATCGAACAATCCAAGGTTTCATCACAAGAAATGAAATACATCATGAAACTGAGGCAAGAAAAGCAGACTGACAATGGCAGCACTGGTGATGATGGCTACATCAGAAtaaattttgaaggaaattACTTTGAAGTAGATTTTAGAGAAGGTGGTTTGGTCCAagggaggaaagaaaaggaaaataaatgaaaaaaggtggacttgtgtatttttttttttaagctgaATAAAATTTTGTTGGTTTGGTTGGATTGAGCATACAAGTCATTGTAGGAGGTTCTTGCTTAACATAACATGCAATTAGGCACTTTCAATGACAATTGCACTAAGTAATATGTGTGCTAATATTGTAAACGTAAGTACTGAACCAGTTGAAATTTGCGCCTCATACAATGATCGTTAGCCGGCTCACGCTTTTGGCCCATAATTATGAACTGGATAGGAGTTTCAATTGAACTTTTCTCACGCCTTCATTAGAAAGGTCCCTTGGGTAGAGTTGCCATCAATCTTGAATTAAGAAAAGTGAGGATTTGGAAGATAAATTTAGGTTGGGGATCTTTATCAATGATAACCTGCTTTAACTCGTGGCTCTTTCTTACTAgcaattgtgagaacccgtaaattccctaataattttcctagggttttttccctttaattgcatgttttctgcattttctggcttaggaaatttatcctggtgaattttatgagtaaatgtaatttttagatgatttttctagtattggatagtttttgaaaaattacggatatataacggacgtgggacccactagtgcgaaaagttcgggaaaattcggccaataaggttaagtttcggatactggttgaaatttatcgggtattaagagataagtagaggttgtgatgtgattgatgtgagatgaaaaaaaaaaggataggaatgcattaatggagtgacaagtgtcacatggCCATTGGTTGTCTTTGTTGACAACTATTCACTTTTTGACTTGTCTTACCAagtgattaaatatctcaaaaaaatcactaaaaatcactcttttcttctccctctTGGTCGGCACTCTTGAGCAAAGGAAGGAAGagaactcttcaaaattttagctaccatctagtgcaaatcatccaaaccaattgcttaaatttgtttctactccataaaatccctccatttggtgctagtaagtgattttgtggaagtgttcaaggaagctaaggtgtcctacaactctccctctcttgtgttctaggtaagtggtgtttgaacttcctcctacacttaatgaagcttgagttgtgcttagtggaagctaaagtgatgacatttgtgatttatttcttgcttttggatgaaatgatgaagttttcaatttaatggtgtattttctggtttaatgtgatcatgatgttgtggttatctatgatggttggtaatgaagggtaatgactctagtaggtgtacatgattggtaattgcaagcaattttgggtttggaaggaatttgagaaagttagggttttatatccccaattctgtccggttttttatctcatggttagaggccgaattggccttggcttaaaacatgaaagttgtaggtattgatgtctttgaggtgtctgtaaaatttcaggttcatcggagttgtgtagagtgagaaaattcgattttactgttgctgttctgggttcttcaggatggccgaactgcgcctgtaattggctgttttgactggaattgctttagatttggttgttgaggtcgtctgatgaaatgtatcttgatgtcttagctaccatatgcctttggaatcaatgaatttggacttgtatagactgagttggactaattacagcatagtgtaatttgtaaacctgcaattaaggttctggtttggtattttgcatatttgacctagttgtgctaggatttggactgagtggccttctacattgtcgtagccctgtcttttagcttcgagatggtgggtcttacaccctaatccaataatcgtagtgcaatttggaccattaccgcaaaatgaggacaaaactgtttttttgttagGGCCAaattagttacatttccgaaatttctggtttgctataatgcttatatatgcatatgaaaccctattggggttgtgattgacatggctttatgactcgttatcgagtctcattgtatttgtttgtatgttttaggacgtgacgggggttcacgacgtccttttaacgacggtgcatgaaacattacctacttgattggtgagtatactactcacttgaatgtttataatgtggcattgctatatgtgattgtgatgtcttgaaggcttgtttggctattggaaatgattaaggtgagggtgtacttgaccgccctcatccttttatcttgttaatgcctgtttaccgtttcactgtaatactgcacttgctatatgagatattgaattccattcatgggaaactgtttgggtgtcggttggacgagtatccaacggccctactgtactactgagctcgaccccgttggtagtcaattgaatcgagccagcgagggcttggtcgtgaaaattgactagccacggggactgaaatgggaatcttgtggtaatgagacccttggttccggtgtactcgagtatcacctaaagctactgcttggagtgcgggcccggttggggtatgttgggtggaaggaatggaagtgaagtgaggtctacggtcgggtattcttaaacattgacggagggtcaatgaggttggatcaagaatgtaagcgtggaaatgggctcttgagagccgtccgtatccttttaccgacttgttttatttcttaattgcgtacttgagatgaaagtttaaggttaagtgatctttgttgattatgtgatagttgctcactgagctttagctcactccgttccatttgttttccttacaggaaaatgactattttgagaaaggttgtgctagttggttgtcaagttgagctcatgtaaatgtatattttgaatagctccttgagggtgaaaaccctaagtgttttgtttcaacCAATGGTTGGCTTGTAATTGGCTAATTGCACATGTATGAActtgttggatattttggtataccgctttggcttgtaaatgttaaatttcgatgtatatatgttggattgatgtttggttgaactcCGGATTCtgacatggccggtactgttcatcatcggcttcgattttcatatttttttcattttgtgattttgacttgtttgcgcgcgttggtgtgttccggaacgtagtagatcgacgtaaactgatccgttagtcctggcgagagctgggcaggcagtccgctaacccctttggttcgccttaggggaaggtggggctgttacagcaATAGCCAGTTTGTAGAACTGTTAATGAGGTCGAGTCAGTCCGAATTCATTCAATTCGACCCAAAAAACTTCATTGAGCAGAAATTTTAATTGGGTTGGGCAGAATTTGGGTCTAAATATTAGGTTTGAATTAAATGTGAGCCGAGTTTGGTCATATTAAGCTCAGGTTCGATTAAAGTCCGGCTCATATAtgagtataattatatatgtaaaatatgTATAATACTAATATGTATAATTTATGATTATACATATTACAACATACaatattaataatttatatataaatttatattaattcacaattataaaatatatattatatataattatgtatttaattatgagtttgggccaagttcAATTTGAGCCCAAAACTCATTTAATAATATGAGTTAAATTTGAACATTTTAATATGAGTTCAAGGGCTGAAAATCTGAAACTCAAAAATTCATATAATTTGTAAGTCAAGTTTCGATTTGTTAAAATCTGACTCAAAAAAGCCAATTGATACTTCTACCCGGTTGGCAACCAAActctttgttgttttttttcAGTCAAAATGGTCATTACCTCTTTAAACAAGCCAAAAGGACTACAAGTACAAACATTACAAATATATAGgcaaaatcaaagaaattcaattgTAGAAGGCTTAATTGACAATTTACCagtttaaaattcaaaaagggTCGGATCCTTATCAGATCCGAAATCTAAGTCATCATTAACCAGGAACCCGCTCGGATTTATCACTCTCATGGCGGGAGATATTTTCTACAGTCTAAACTGAGAAAAttgaaattatcaaaaatttccagaatatTTCGAggataaaaaaaatggaaatagaTTCAACTGCAATCTCTCCTTCATCAGAAACCCTTGATCTCGATTCCCTTCAAAGGTACTTTTGATTTACAGTTTACACACACAACACACACTAAATTGTGCATTTGcagtttaattaattaatttaatttttttagtgGATTTTCCGTTGCAGTCAAATTTTGGAGCTTAGAGAAATCCTGAGGAGTTGTAATGAAGATTACGAAATGGGCCCTTCAGAAGTGAAGGAGTTATTCCAAGATCAAGCTCTCGAAGTCCAGGTAAAAAtgggaaaggaaaaaaggaaaaaaagaaagtagcTTTTTGTAAtttgtcattttcttttttagtttaatttgatttttttactTGGGTTTTGAATGTTATGTCTAGAGCAATATGGATCAAATTATGCCTGATACTTCGGATATTAACTCACTATCCCTTGAAGGTTTAGGTATATAATTTCtgaccattttcttttttttttttaaagtattttCTTTACGTTGTAGATGTCTTTTTTGGTGATATAGTTGATTTATTGTGTTACTAATATAGCGGAACTTTCGGACCATTTGAAGAATGAGCTAAGGTCAGTGGAGAGTGAGAATGCAAAAATCGAGAATGAACTCAATGAGCTTTCAAGGAGATATGTTGAAGGTTGGGAAATTGAAAATGGGGTTTTTGATGTTTTAGACAGACTGATTTTTTTGctgatttttttgtttaattacttGATTTACTGCAGACTCTTGTCAACTTGAATCTGAGGTTGAAGGTTTAAGCAGCTTCTTGGATTCTATTGACAAACAGGcaagtaaaatttatttttttaaatgatCAAATTTTAATGATGCTGTAAAAGGATTGTGCAAGCACGAAAGCTTGTTCCTATTCATTGTTGAATGGATTAATTTTGTAATACAGGGTATCCTATTTATTGTTAAGGGTGAAAGCTTAGGACTGATACTAGTAACTCATGACTGAGTAGTTACTTATCCAAGATGGTGTCTGTTTTCTGGAGACTTTAACATATAtaagaataaatttttttccttgttcttttgGTGTGAATAGCACACAATTAGGCTGTTTTTTGCCGGGGCAGTATTAGTCAGTTGTCACCATTTTGTCTTCGATATCATAAGGTATGCGTGTTCAATTGTCGAGGACATTATTCTCCTCATTCTTGTTTCAGTTATCTCTTTTCAACTAACTGAATGGTAACAGAATGCCCTCACTTTAGCAAAgaagttgtatggctatatgAGTTAGGAGATAAAAGGCTAAAGGTAGTCAATTTGTTGCTTTATGTGACCAAACacattttgtttttttgtgtCTGTTTAAATGTTCATCTTTctaataagaaaagaaaaggtatcttcttttgttaatttcttgCACAAAGTAGCTTAACTTTGCAAAGGATGTTTCTTTAGCACCTGCTACATTGTTCTTTCTCTCCGCAACTGTTATCTATAACGTTGCTATCAACGTCTATGGGTGGCTAGCCCAATTCTACCAACTATATTAGTATTCCAAAAGTATGATAACGTTCTTACTTGTTGGCTGAAGCAAATGTGGTTCCTCCATGTTTATATATGTAGGTATGCTATTTCTTTTTAAGTTATAATTCAACAATCATTGAAGTTGAGTTAGACTAGCAGTATTTAGTGGTTTAGATGTAGATTTTCCTTTCTGTAGTGTCACTAATCAGTTTGAAAGGGGTAGTGATTCTGACTAGATATTACATTAACAGCTTTTTCATTAATCTTTATGGCTAAGTTTAGACAATTCAACAGTAGCCAAGTGCCTTTCTGTTGTCGCTTCGCAAATTTGACATGAAAAATAGTCTTTTTTTGTCATGTCTTTTAGGGCATCCAGAGAAGAGATGGGGACTTGCAGGTTGATTACTCTACAAATGGCAAGGATCAAGCCAATAGGTTAAAGGCATGCGATGGCTCTAATATTGAGGTCCGTGAGCTCTATATCCATATCTAGCTATACCTTTGTGTCAAGTTTATATTACTGTTTTGGAAGCAAGGTAGACAGAGTTTCATGATTTGTTTTTCCCCCATAATATGAAGGATAAAGATAGGAATGTCTACATTAATTTGTTGATTATATCATCATATTCTCTTAGCAACTGTGACTGTTATTGATCCCATTTGCAGCTGGAGCTAGGCAGTTGTTGTTAGCACCAAGATTTCTAATCGTTTTGAACTTTTTGTTGGTGGATTTTTCCAGTCATTTTGGTATCTTTTAGATATAGACAATAATTCAAAAATGTTTCCCTGTGTTGAAGATTCTGGAACTAAGTCATCAGATTGAGAAGAGCAAAAGCACTTTGAAGTCGTTGCAGGATCTTGACTATCAAGTTAAAATGTAACTTTTTAAAGTCAAAATACTTTAGAATTTTTAtgatctttcttttcctctaaattgtctccttgattttatttctcttttcagatTTGAGGTTGTAGAAAAGATTGAGGATGCATTATCAGGTCTCAAAGTACTTGAATTCGAAGGGAACTCCATAAGATTGTCCTTGACAACATACATCCCAAACATGGATAATATGATATGCCTGCAAAAAGTAGAACTTTCTGTGGAACCATCAGAACAGAATCATGAATTGCTTATAGAAGTTGTTGATGGGACCTTGGAGCTAAAGAATGCTGAGGTATGACTCCCTTTTAATTTTTAGAAGTATAAAGTTTATCTGACATCTGGTTCTCCTTCTAGttttacctcttttttttttttttttttcttttgacaacAAACTTCATTTCCTACTtaattggagaaaaaaaaaagcatctaAACTTAGTATTTATATTCAACTCTATCTTAGTAACCTTACATGGTCAAACCAAGAGATGTAATTTGGAATGAATCTATATCTCATTCTTTTGGCAAAGTCTTCAGCagaaagtgataaataactagTAGCTTTTCAGTTGAGGATGAATACTTTCTTTGAACAATCAGCAcataccatttttttttctttcctttttttggtAAGCTTCTGAAGATATCTATTCTTTACATGCTTGTTGAGCTTAT
It contains:
- the LOC113765272 gene encoding uncharacterized protein LOC113765272 isoform X2; this translates as MEIDSTAISPSSETLDLDSLQSQILELREILRSCNEDYEMGPSEVKELFQDQALEVQSNMDQIMPDTSDINSLSLEGLAELSDHLKNELRSVESENAKIENELNELSRRYVEDSCQLESEVEGLSSFLDSIDKQRRDGDLQVDYSTNGKDQANRLKACDGSNIEILELSHQIEKSKSTLKSLQDLDYQVKIFEVVEKIEDALSGLKVLEFEGNSIRLSLTTYIPNMDNMICLQKVELSVEPSEQNHELLIEVVDGTLELKNAEIFPNDVYIGEIVDVAKSFRQLYSPLPLLDNMSSLEWFLRRVQDRIVICTLRRFVVKCANKSRHSFEYLDRDEMIVAHMVGGIDAFIRLAQGWPIASAPLNLLTLKSSSNYSKEISLSFLCKVVDVANSLDEHPRHDISSFADGIEEILLQQMRTEGQPGDTIEK
- the LOC113765272 gene encoding uncharacterized protein LOC113765272 isoform X1, coding for MEIDSTAISPSSETLDLDSLQSQILELREILRSCNEDYEMGPSEVKELFQDQALEVQSNMDQIMPDTSDINSLSLEGLAELSDHLKNELRSVESENAKIENELNELSRRYVEDSCQLESEVEGLSSFLDSIDKQGIQRRDGDLQVDYSTNGKDQANRLKACDGSNIEILELSHQIEKSKSTLKSLQDLDYQVKIFEVVEKIEDALSGLKVLEFEGNSIRLSLTTYIPNMDNMICLQKVELSVEPSEQNHELLIEVVDGTLELKNAEIFPNDVYIGEIVDVAKSFRQLYSPLPLLDNMSSLEWFLRRVQDRIVICTLRRFVVKCANKSRHSFEYLDRDEMIVAHMVGGIDAFIRLAQGWPIASAPLNLLTLKSSSNYSKEISLSFLCKVVDVANSLDEHPRHDISSFADGIEEILLQQMRTEGQPGDTIEK